A single region of the Arthrobacter sp. zg-Y20 genome encodes:
- a CDS encoding 3-isopropylmalate dehydrogenase, with protein sequence MSETQPTSISLAVIPGDGIGPEVTAEAVKVLEKATAASPVTFELTEYELGAEHWLATGETLPDATLEAIKTHDAILFGAVGAAPGDTTMPSGLIERELLLKLRFSLDHYVNLRPSRLYPGVESPLAKAGEVDFIVVREGTEGPYAGNGGVLREGTPQEIATEVSLNTAHGVERVVRDAFRRASQRPRRKLTLVHKHNVLVNAGRLWKRTVEKVAEEFPEVTHDYLHVDAATIFMVSDPSRFDVIVTDNLFGDIITDLAAAITGGIGLAASGNLNMDRTYPSMFEPVHGSAPDIAGQQKADPTAAILSAALMLRHLGFEAEAGRVEDAVAADIAARTGAHRSTSEVGDAIAAAVS encoded by the coding sequence ATGAGCGAGACACAGCCCACAAGCATTTCCCTGGCCGTCATCCCGGGTGACGGTATCGGCCCGGAAGTTACCGCTGAAGCGGTCAAGGTCCTCGAGAAGGCGACGGCGGCCAGTCCCGTCACATTCGAACTGACGGAATACGAACTCGGGGCAGAGCACTGGCTCGCTACCGGCGAGACCCTCCCCGATGCCACGCTCGAGGCGATCAAGACGCACGACGCCATCCTGTTCGGCGCCGTCGGGGCCGCACCGGGGGACACCACTATGCCCTCCGGGCTGATCGAGCGCGAACTGCTCCTGAAACTCCGCTTCAGCCTGGACCACTACGTCAACCTCCGCCCCTCCCGCCTGTATCCCGGCGTCGAAAGCCCCCTGGCCAAGGCCGGAGAGGTGGACTTCATTGTGGTCCGCGAAGGAACCGAAGGTCCCTACGCCGGTAACGGGGGAGTGCTCCGGGAAGGAACCCCGCAGGAAATCGCCACCGAGGTGTCACTGAACACGGCGCACGGCGTCGAACGCGTGGTTCGGGACGCGTTCCGCCGCGCCTCCCAGCGGCCCCGGCGCAAGCTCACCCTGGTCCACAAGCACAATGTGCTGGTGAACGCCGGCCGGCTGTGGAAGCGCACCGTCGAGAAGGTGGCCGAAGAGTTCCCGGAGGTCACCCATGACTACCTGCACGTGGACGCGGCAACCATCTTTATGGTGAGTGATCCCTCACGCTTCGATGTGATTGTCACCGACAATCTCTTCGGCGACATCATCACGGACTTGGCGGCGGCAATCACAGGCGGCATTGGCCTGGCCGCTTCCGGAAACCTCAACATGGACCGCACCTATCCCTCCATGTTCGAGCCCGTCCACGGTTCTGCCCCCGACATTGCGGGGCAGCAGAAGGCGGACCCCACTGCTGCCATCCTTTCGGCGGCCCTGATGCTGCGGCATTTGGGCTTCGAAGCCGAGGCCGGCCGGGTGGAGGACGCTGTGGCGGCGGACATTGCGGCACGTACCGGTGCGCACCGCTCGACGTCG
- a CDS encoding histidine kinase — translation MLVHRRIYAWIQANPGKVNLWQAIAATLIFAVPFLLLGSGGGRGLMEFALSAVICMTLAWRRSRPVASAAVQAAACILQLFLVPVTALPADIFVLVTVYSLAAFAPRWASLAGLALAMAGGALFLIRYIFPDIVQISTSVIAAIDLVAFEAVILVAWTFGDLTRTRRLAVQALEDRAHRLEVERQQERDLAAADERSHIAREMHDIVAHSLSVIITQADGARYASAEDPEVAPKTLGVIAETGRGSLREMRRLLGVLRGDEAASTRPLPTLADVDALVDSVRRGGVDVSVQTQGTPRRPLPQGAELSAYRVIQESLTNVLKHAGPRASAEVVLQWSAKGLAITVRDNGHGAAAGLSTDGLGQGITGMSERLALYDGTLKAAPAAGGGFRVEAFIPYTEA, via the coding sequence ATGCTCGTGCACAGACGTATCTATGCCTGGATCCAGGCGAACCCCGGGAAAGTGAACCTCTGGCAGGCAATCGCTGCCACGCTCATCTTCGCCGTGCCCTTCCTGCTGCTCGGGTCCGGGGGCGGCCGCGGCCTCATGGAATTCGCCCTGTCCGCCGTCATCTGCATGACGCTGGCCTGGCGGCGCAGCCGTCCCGTCGCCAGCGCCGCCGTCCAAGCCGCCGCCTGCATCCTCCAGCTGTTCCTGGTCCCGGTCACTGCCCTGCCGGCGGACATCTTCGTGCTGGTCACCGTCTATTCCCTGGCAGCCTTCGCACCGCGCTGGGCGAGCCTTGCCGGGCTGGCCCTGGCCATGGCAGGCGGGGCACTCTTTTTGATCCGGTATATCTTTCCCGACATCGTCCAGATCAGCACTTCCGTCATCGCCGCCATCGACCTCGTCGCCTTCGAAGCGGTGATCCTGGTGGCATGGACGTTCGGCGACCTGACCCGCACCCGGCGCCTCGCCGTACAGGCGCTCGAAGACCGTGCACACCGGCTCGAAGTGGAACGGCAGCAGGAACGGGATCTGGCCGCCGCCGACGAGCGGAGCCACATTGCCCGGGAAATGCATGACATTGTGGCGCACTCGCTCTCCGTAATAATCACCCAGGCCGACGGCGCACGGTATGCGAGCGCCGAGGACCCGGAAGTAGCACCGAAGACGCTCGGCGTGATTGCCGAGACCGGCCGGGGCTCCCTGCGGGAGATGCGCCGGCTGCTGGGCGTCCTCCGCGGCGACGAAGCGGCCTCCACCCGACCCCTGCCCACCCTCGCAGATGTTGACGCTCTGGTGGACTCGGTCCGGCGGGGCGGCGTGGATGTTTCGGTCCAGACGCAGGGAACACCGCGCCGCCCGCTTCCGCAGGGTGCGGAGCTCAGCGCCTACCGGGTCATCCAGGAATCCCTGACCAACGTCCTCAAGCACGCCGGACCGCGTGCCAGCGCAGAAGTGGTGTTGCAGTGGTCTGCCAAAGGCCTCGCAATCACCGTCCGCGACAACGGACACGGCGCCGCGGCCGGGCTCTCCACGGACGGCTTGGGCCAGGGCATCACCGGAATGAGTGAACGCCTTGCCCTCTACGATGGAACCCTGAAAGCGGCCCCCGCGGCCGGCGGAGGATTCCGCGTTGAAGCATTCATTCCCTATACGGAAGCGTAG